A single region of the Denticeps clupeoides chromosome 18, fDenClu1.1, whole genome shotgun sequence genome encodes:
- the LOC114767905 gene encoding protocadherin alpha-3-like, translating to MGSIRGLFPWIFFTLQFAWNVASGQIVYTISEETSPGTTVGNLAKDLNLKVQDLEHRGFQIADGPYKRYFDLNVKTGVLHVRDRLDRDGLCGRSAKCPLELEAIVTAPLNMYRFEINILDENDNAPIFPSSITVLNVSESAFPGERFSLPAADDADVGSNSVKSYKLSPNEHFSLDVQGGAESASAELVLQKALDREKQPVVQLTLTALDGGKPARSGTTKILVHVIDVNDNIPVFSKALYKAQIRENVPRGFPVISVQATDLDEGLNGEIIYSFISTSKANEIKNFAIDGVTGEITVTGDVDHETNAALEIRVQAKDRGHNPRAAFSKVLIEILDVNDNVPEIAVTSLVNVVREDAPVGTMVGLITVKDADAGPNGAVELKLAEAVPFKIENTYKNKYSLAVGGRLDREKTAEFNISISATDGGTPPLTSTSVITVHISDVNDNAPRFPEPVMNVYVKENGQVGAVIYTIAASDQDAEENAKISYSLIDNNHKSAVNINAATGEILALQAFNFEETKTFQFQVQAKDSGLPPLSSNATVKVFVLDENDNSPVILPPYSEQSSVVSENVPYSAEAGYFVAKIRAVDADSGYNALLSYHISEPRGNSLFRIGTSSGEIRTKRRMSDNDLKTHPLVILVSDHGEPARSATVSIEVAVVEHTGDLQTQFRHVPLKEDSFSDLNLYLLVALVSVSAVFLLSLVSLIAVKCYRTNSNFSKYCAPVITSHPDGTWSYSKSTQQYDVCFSSDTLKSDVVVFPAPFPPVDAELISINGGDTFNRTQTLPNKEKVRTLNNCS from the coding sequence ATGGGCTCGATTCGTGGGCTTTTTCCGTGGATTTTCTTCACGCTGCAATTCGCCTGGAACGTCGCGTCCGGGCAGATTGTTTATACCATTTCGGAGGAGACCAGCCCTGGGACAACCGTTGGAAATTTGGCGAAAGATCTGAACCTTAAAGTACAGGATCTGGAACATCGCGGCTTTCAGATCGCTGACGGACCTTACAAGAGGTATTTTGATCTGAATGTAAAGACCGGTGTTCTTCATGTCCGAGACAGACTGGACAGAGACGGGCTCTGCGGACGCAGTGCCAAGTGTCCGCTAGAATTAGAAGCCATTGTTACTGCGCCGCTTAATATGTACCGGTTCGAAATCAACATTTTAGATGAAAACGACAACGCGCCGATATTTCCATCATCTAttactgtattaaatgtatCAGAATCGGCATTTCCGGGCGAGAGGTTTTCTTTACCGGCCGCCGACGACGCAGATGTGGGCAGCAACTCGGTTAAAAGCTACAAGCTGAGCCCGAATGAACATTTCTCCCTGGATGTACAGGGTGGAGCGGAGAGCGCGTCTGCCGAGTTGGTGCTGCAGAAAGCCTTAGACAGAGAGAAGCAGCCTGTAGTCCAGCTCACCCTCACCGCCTTAGATGGGGGGAAACCGGCCAGATCTGGAACAACTAAAATACTAGTCCATGTTAtagacgtgaacgacaacattCCCGTTTTCAGTAAGGCGCTGTACAAAGCGCAGATCCGGGAAAATGTCCCGCGCGGCTTTCCTGTCATCTCTGTACAAGCCACCGATTTAGACGAAGGGTTAAATGGcgaaataatttattcattcataagCACAAGTAAAGCAAACGAAATAAAAAACTTCGCCATTGATGGTGTAACGGGCGAGATTACGGTGACCGGGGACGTGGATCACGAGACAAATGCTGCGCTTGAGATCCGCGTGCAGGCGAAGGACCGAGGACACAATCCTCGTGCAGCATTCAGTAAAGTGCTGATAGAAATACTAGACGTTAACGATAACGTCCCGGAAATAGCAGTGACGTCACTGGTCAACGTGGTCCGGGAGGACGCGCCGGTGGGAACTATGGTGGGTTTAATAACCGTGAAAGACGCAGACGCGGGTCCAAACGGCGCGGTGGAGCTGAAGCTCGCGGAAGCGGTGCCGTTTAAGATCGAGAACacgtataaaaataaatactcgTTAGCCGTGGGGGGTCGTCTGGACAGGGAGAAAACAGCGGAGTTCAACATCAGCATCAGTGCGACGGATGGGGGAACCCCGCCCCTCACCAGCACCAGCGTCATCACGGTCCACATCTCTGACGTGAACGATAATGCGCCGCGCTTCCCCGAGCCCGTCATGAACGTTTATGTGAAGGAGAACGGCCAGGTTGGTGCTGTCATTTACACCATAGCCGCCTCTGACCAGGACGCCGAGGAAAACGCAAAAATATCCTATTCATTAATCGACAATAATCATAAAAGCGCAGTTAACATAAACGCGGCCACTGGCGAGATCCTCGCGCTGCAGGCTTTTAACTTTGAAGAAACCAAAACGTTCCAGTTTCAAGTCCAAGCCAAAGACTCTGGTCTTCCTCCATTAAGCAGCAATGCGACCGTGAAGGTTTTTGTTCTGGACGAGAATGACAACAGCCCCGTGATTCTGCCTCCGTATTCGGAGCAGAGCTCCGTGGTTTCTGAGAACGTGCCCTACTCTGCTGAGGCGGGTTACTTCGTGGCCAAGATCAGGGCTGTAGACGCGGATTCGGGCTACAACGCGCTGCTGTCTTATCACATCtctgaacccagaggaaacagcCTGTTCAGAATCGGCACCAGCAGCGGGGAGATCAGGACCAAGAGACGCATGAGCGACAATGACCTGAAAACCCACCCGCTGGTCATTTTGGTGTCCGATCACGGAGAACCGGCTCGATCGGCGACCGTTTCTATCGAGGTTGCGGTTGTGGAACATACAGGAGACCTTCAGACACAGTTCAGGCACGTTCCTCTAAAGGAGGACAGCTTTTCGGATTTGAACCTCTACTTGCTGGTTGCTCTTGTTTCGGTTTCAGCTGTTTTCCTCTTGAGTCTGGTGAGCTTGATAGCTGTTAAATGCTACAGGACTAACAGCAACTTCAGCAAGTACTGCGCGCCAGTGATCACTTCCCACCCGGACGGGACCTGGTCCTACTCCAAATCCACTCAGCAGTACGACGTGTGTTTTAGCTCCGACACGCTGAAGAGTGACGTAGTGGTTTTCCCCGCCCCGTTTCCGCCTGTTGACGCCGAGCTGATCAGCATAAACGGAGGAGACACTTTTAACCGCACTCAGACACTCCCTAATAAAGAGAAGGTAAGAACGTTAAACAATTGCTCTTGA